Proteins from a single region of Weeksella virosa DSM 16922:
- a CDS encoding ABC-F family ATP-binding cassette domain-containing protein has translation MNYLSVENLTKSYGIRTLFQNVNFHVNQGDQIAFVAKNGSGKSTLLRILAGKDTPDSGEVKVAKDVKILMFEQSDDFQEDLLAEDYIFNHSNEVLDLVHDYERLIQNNPSSPELITLLEKMDLMDAWSVEPKVKEILSKLKIDFLDQKIGQLSGGQRKRISLAKFLIDLSFESGYILLILDEPTNHLDIEMVEWLEYFLNKENKTLILVTHDRYFLDAVCTRILELENKTIYVHQGNYETYIQNKAHRIENLNANIDKAKNLYRKELEWMRRQPKARTSKSKSRIDSFYDTESIAKQKIVSQELKLEMVMTRLGQKIVEMEKVSKAFGDKKILDNFSYIFARGSKIGLVGKNGVGKTTFIKILEGTEAIDTGSIERGETLKIGHFKQDGIDFDPEQRVIEFIKDIADFFPLANGKQMRAEQFLEMFLFSPEQQHTQIGKLSGGEKKRLQLLAILYPNPNFLILDEPTNDLDLPTLTVLENFLHDFQGSLLVVSHDRYFMDKVVDELMIFEGEGKISRYMGNYTEYFIENRAKLSAQTVEKETKESKPKTEEKIATDKPRKLSYKEQRELEEINASLPFLEEQKEKLANQLSTPDLTYEEITRISNELEKIIQEIDEKEMRWLELN, from the coding sequence ATGAATTATTTATCGGTAGAAAATCTCACCAAATCATATGGCATTCGTACTTTATTTCAGAATGTAAATTTTCATGTTAACCAAGGAGATCAGATAGCTTTTGTAGCAAAGAACGGAAGTGGAAAATCTACTCTATTGAGAATTTTGGCGGGCAAAGACACGCCCGATTCCGGAGAAGTAAAGGTTGCTAAAGATGTGAAAATCTTAATGTTCGAACAGTCGGATGATTTTCAGGAAGATTTATTAGCCGAAGATTATATCTTCAATCACTCGAATGAAGTGTTGGATTTGGTTCATGACTACGAACGCCTTATCCAAAACAACCCATCTAGCCCAGAACTGATTACCCTTTTAGAGAAAATGGACTTGATGGACGCCTGGTCGGTAGAGCCAAAAGTGAAAGAAATCCTATCCAAACTAAAAATAGATTTTTTAGACCAAAAAATAGGTCAACTATCTGGTGGACAAAGAAAAAGAATTTCATTAGCTAAATTTCTTATCGACCTTAGTTTCGAGAGCGGTTATATTTTATTAATTTTAGATGAACCAACCAACCATCTCGATATCGAGATGGTAGAATGGTTAGAATATTTCTTGAATAAAGAAAACAAAACCCTTATTTTGGTTACACACGATCGTTATTTTCTAGATGCCGTCTGCACCAGAATTCTCGAGTTAGAAAATAAAACCATCTATGTACACCAAGGGAATTACGAAACCTATATCCAAAACAAAGCTCACCGAATAGAAAATCTTAATGCGAATATCGATAAAGCTAAAAATCTGTACCGCAAAGAGCTAGAGTGGATGAGAAGACAACCAAAAGCCCGAACCTCCAAATCGAAAAGTAGAATAGATTCTTTCTATGATACCGAATCGATAGCAAAACAAAAAATCGTGAGCCAAGAACTGAAACTAGAAATGGTAATGACACGATTAGGACAGAAAATCGTAGAAATGGAAAAAGTTTCGAAAGCTTTCGGAGATAAAAAAATACTCGATAATTTCTCCTATATTTTTGCTCGTGGTAGCAAAATAGGATTGGTAGGAAAAAACGGTGTCGGGAAAACTACCTTTATCAAAATACTCGAGGGAACTGAAGCTATAGACACTGGAAGTATCGAACGAGGAGAAACCTTAAAAATTGGCCACTTTAAGCAAGACGGAATCGATTTTGATCCCGAGCAGCGCGTTATCGAATTTATAAAAGACATTGCAGATTTCTTCCCGCTTGCCAACGGAAAACAAATGAGAGCCGAACAATTCTTAGAAATGTTTCTTTTCTCACCCGAACAACAACATACACAAATTGGCAAACTTAGCGGTGGAGAAAAAAAACGTTTACAATTATTGGCAATTCTCTACCCTAATCCGAATTTTTTAATCTTAGATGAGCCAACTAACGACCTAGATTTACCAACCTTAACAGTTTTAGAAAATTTCTTACACGATTTCCAAGGTAGTTTGTTAGTGGTTTCTCACGACCGCTATTTCATGGATAAAGTAGTAGATGAACTAATGATTTTCGAGGGAGAAGGAAAAATTAGTCGTTATATGGGTAATTATACCGAGTATTTTATCGAAAACAGAGCAAAACTTAGCGCTCAAACGGTGGAGAAAGAGACAAAAGAAAGCAAACCCAAAACCGAAGAAAAGATTGCTACAGACAAGCCACGTAAATTATCCTATAAAGAACAACGCGAACTAGAAGAGATCAATGCAAGTCTACCTTTTTTAGAAGAACAGAAAGAAAAGCTCGCCAATCAACTATCTACTCCAGATTTAACCTATGAAGAAATAACTAGAATCAGTAATGAATTAGAAAAAATCATCCAAGAAATCGACGAAAAAGAAATGCGTTGGCTAGAGCTAAACTAA
- a CDS encoding ABC transporter permease: MKTIFRLILREFKLFFTDPVLPILFLGAPIMYGILIGNVYKKGNVTDLPIIVVDEDNTTTSHRIIEMLNENESVKVVEVLPSAFNTKNRALEIGSDVVVMIPRNFQADLQQKKLPEIVYFVDGSNTLTSNTAAIAVTTVLSTMKAGITIETMRKQGVPEYQAIQSYEPFKSTMIKQNIRSGNYLYFMLPGVLLTVLQQVLLLGLALTFAAEFERGTFPELVQQSSNPLTLIFVKTFPYVFMSVFIFILYYWYGLWYDMKLDTSFWPFFWSSVVFILSVCFMGILVSILLPSQLKATEVLMVVATPSFILSGFTWPISQMPGWIQAIADTIPLTHYLKIFRILFINKGDINLIHPHILNLSIIGGICFVLSLLILTIKIQKVKKSRKIQATEENIIKE, from the coding sequence ATGAAAACTATTTTTCGTTTAATCCTTCGAGAATTCAAACTTTTTTTCACAGACCCTGTTCTGCCGATTCTTTTTTTAGGAGCACCTATAATGTATGGGATTTTGATAGGAAATGTGTATAAAAAAGGTAATGTTACCGATTTACCAATCATTGTTGTAGATGAAGACAATACAACGACAAGCCATCGAATTATCGAAATGCTAAATGAAAACGAATCGGTGAAAGTTGTCGAAGTCCTTCCTTCTGCTTTCAATACAAAAAATAGAGCACTCGAAATAGGATCGGATGTAGTAGTAATGATACCCAGAAATTTCCAGGCTGATTTACAACAAAAAAAACTTCCCGAAATTGTATATTTTGTCGATGGATCTAATACCTTGACCTCGAATACTGCAGCCATTGCTGTAACCACGGTGCTTTCTACCATGAAAGCTGGTATCACTATAGAAACCATGCGTAAACAAGGAGTGCCCGAATATCAGGCAATCCAAAGCTACGAGCCTTTCAAATCAACAATGATTAAACAAAATATCCGAAGCGGTAATTATCTCTACTTCATGTTGCCAGGGGTTTTGCTGACTGTTTTGCAACAGGTATTACTTTTAGGCTTAGCACTCACCTTTGCGGCTGAATTCGAACGTGGTACTTTTCCAGAACTTGTACAGCAATCATCCAATCCATTGACGCTAATTTTTGTTAAAACCTTCCCATATGTTTTTATGTCGGTTTTTATTTTTATCCTTTACTATTGGTATGGACTGTGGTATGATATGAAATTAGATACAAGTTTTTGGCCATTTTTTTGGAGTTCGGTTGTCTTTATTCTATCCGTTTGTTTCATGGGAATTTTAGTCAGTATCCTATTACCAAGCCAATTAAAAGCCACAGAGGTTTTGATGGTTGTAGCCACACCAAGCTTCATTCTCAGTGGTTTCACCTGGCCAATAAGCCAAATGCCGGGTTGGATTCAAGCGATTGCCGATACAATACCACTCACCCATTATCTAAAGATTTTCAGGATTCTGTTCATCAATAAAGGAGATATCAATCTAATTCATCCTCATATCCTAAATTTATCCATCATCGGAGGAATATGTTTTGTATTATCTTTGCTCATCCTAACCATTAAAATTCAGAAAGTAAAGAAATCTAGAAAAATCCAAGCAACAGAAGAAAACATCATCAAAGAATAA
- a CDS encoding HlyD family secretion protein: MKYRILTPLFISGLLFSSACKSDHKKAKEEYNLFQGKTERDQISVVTKVPGKVEKILAEEGVSYKKGDLLFILEIPEVDAKKSQAEGAVNSAQAQYEMAKKGATDNQIKQLRAKVAGLKEQHDFAQKSNQRMYNMLRDSLISQQTYDEVYAKYQGAKNQYLAAQAELADAINGARIEQQQMALGQKERALGALQEVDVAEQEKYIRAPQDLTIETINLKIGELALPGYSIANGILDYTTYFRFTIPENKIGQLSKNQIVVVTIPYKNNLKIKSKIVSIKALSAYANISTAYPDFDQQQTLYEIKVVPVNPAQAMQILSKTNVLLNLNDQ, encoded by the coding sequence ATGAAATACAGAATACTTACCCCCTTATTTATCAGTGGATTATTATTTTCTTCAGCATGCAAATCAGACCATAAAAAAGCCAAAGAAGAGTATAATCTATTCCAAGGAAAAACCGAGCGAGACCAGATTTCGGTCGTAACAAAAGTTCCGGGAAAAGTAGAAAAAATTTTAGCCGAAGAAGGCGTGAGCTACAAAAAAGGTGATTTACTTTTCATCTTAGAAATCCCAGAAGTAGACGCCAAAAAAAGCCAAGCCGAAGGGGCTGTAAATTCGGCACAAGCACAATATGAGATGGCTAAAAAAGGTGCAACTGATAATCAGATAAAACAATTGCGTGCTAAAGTTGCAGGTTTGAAAGAACAACACGACTTTGCCCAAAAATCGAATCAAAGGATGTACAATATGCTTCGTGATAGCCTTATTTCTCAACAAACTTATGACGAAGTGTATGCAAAATATCAAGGTGCAAAAAACCAATACTTGGCAGCACAAGCAGAATTGGCCGATGCCATCAATGGAGCACGTATAGAGCAGCAGCAAATGGCCCTAGGACAAAAAGAGAGAGCTTTAGGAGCTTTGCAAGAAGTAGATGTTGCTGAACAAGAGAAATATATCAGAGCGCCGCAAGATCTTACCATAGAAACGATCAACCTGAAAATAGGGGAATTGGCTTTGCCTGGTTATTCAATAGCGAATGGAATATTAGATTATACAACCTATTTCCGATTTACGATTCCTGAAAACAAAATAGGACAATTATCAAAAAATCAAATTGTTGTTGTAACAATTCCATATAAAAACAACCTAAAAATAAAATCAAAAATTGTGTCAATAAAAGCCCTCAGTGCATATGCAAATATATCGACAGCTTACCCAGACTTCGATCAGCAACAAACGCTATACGAGATAAAAGTCGTTCCTGTTAATCCTGCACAAGCGATGCAAATTCTTAGCAAAACTAATGTATTGTTGAATTTGAACGATCAATAA
- a CDS encoding TolC family protein has protein sequence MTYKLYLLPLLLSVGLQAQELINPQLKKPVIAAIENNYELKNKQLEVQKNDFQILETKGILSPHVNALGGAAYLNASGIVDAPTRHLNIINTDLFDKDKRFNTSSGLAHIGVMGSQVIFSGLQVTNGIKALEAKSLALKDLAESSKEEIAKEVLSTFDQLMLLEQVDKLIENSQERLDKERLKVQRAIQNGLAIPYDREKIKLAMLELESKKVELNGSKRLLYDKLEMLTHLTIDELHTIEYPLQELSIFHQEYDLSQKKELSALQHSKNAVEFLIEKEKGGKLPQVFAFAGVNYTSLFGSKTVLKDITSSGDLTLKLNHFSLFPNFMIGIGAKWDILDGNQHKNKVQQATIDLLLQENKYKDAEEKLKLLLKKNKVDYETSVEKLKVKEQQQVIANQNLEIASKRFQVGLIDVTERLAAENDFYKANLSYYTQLVDQRQYTYDLLQTAGQLLHQILD, from the coding sequence ATGACCTATAAACTATATCTTTTGCCACTTTTGCTTTCTGTCGGATTGCAAGCACAAGAATTAATCAATCCACAACTAAAAAAACCTGTGATTGCCGCAATAGAAAACAATTACGAGCTGAAAAACAAACAGCTCGAGGTGCAAAAAAACGATTTTCAAATTCTCGAAACTAAAGGTATACTATCTCCACACGTTAATGCTTTGGGTGGGGCTGCTTATCTCAATGCTTCAGGTATCGTAGACGCTCCTACTCGTCATTTGAACATCATTAATACTGATCTTTTCGACAAAGATAAACGCTTCAATACCTCCAGCGGTCTTGCACACATTGGCGTTATGGGATCGCAAGTTATTTTTTCGGGTTTACAAGTAACCAATGGCATCAAAGCTTTAGAAGCTAAAAGTCTGGCACTAAAAGATTTAGCAGAATCTAGCAAAGAAGAAATTGCCAAAGAAGTATTGTCTACCTTTGATCAGCTAATGCTGCTAGAACAAGTAGATAAACTTATTGAAAACTCTCAGGAACGATTAGACAAAGAACGACTAAAAGTTCAACGAGCCATACAAAACGGACTGGCTATACCCTATGACCGAGAAAAAATAAAACTTGCTATGTTAGAGTTAGAGTCTAAAAAAGTCGAACTCAATGGTTCTAAACGACTACTGTATGATAAGCTCGAAATGTTAACACATCTTACCATAGACGAATTGCATACAATAGAATACCCCTTGCAAGAACTGTCTATTTTTCATCAAGAATACGATTTATCACAAAAAAAAGAACTCAGCGCTCTACAGCACTCCAAAAATGCAGTGGAGTTTTTGATAGAAAAAGAAAAAGGTGGCAAACTACCACAAGTTTTTGCCTTTGCTGGCGTTAATTACACCTCGCTGTTTGGGAGTAAAACGGTGCTAAAAGACATTACTTCTTCTGGAGATTTGACGCTAAAGTTGAATCATTTTTCTTTGTTTCCTAACTTTATGATTGGTATAGGTGCAAAATGGGATATTTTGGACGGAAATCAACACAAAAACAAAGTACAACAAGCAACAATCGATCTTCTATTGCAAGAAAACAAATACAAAGATGCCGAAGAAAAATTAAAGCTTTTACTCAAAAAAAATAAAGTAGATTACGAAACCTCAGTAGAAAAACTAAAGGTAAAAGAACAACAACAAGTCATTGCCAATCAGAATTTAGAAATTGCATCAAAAAGATTTCAGGTAGGTTTGATTGATGTAACGGAACGTTTGGCAGCCGAAAATGACTTTTATAAAGCAAATCTAAGTTATTATACACAATTGGTCGATCAACGTCAATATACCTACGATTTATTACAAACAGCAGGACAATTATTACATCAAATTTTAGACTAA
- a CDS encoding FUSC family protein — MKLQNKLQNFLYSEALSDGVKTSFCILIPPVVCSYFGLLYLGVSMSLGVILVHIPDIPGTFRERRNTLFITCLLIFFITAVTKSLNMLPIMMGIALCLVCFLMSMLAVFGQRASSVGQAAMMAMVLNMNTFRDLGFNPIEYALIITSGALWYTTVSLLISKFRPYRMAQQMLSECMLQVADYVRIKASFYDVDSDLDEKINLLLQKQVDVNDKQNLVRELIYADKKLVKDTTSIGRSIVFIFSDMNDLFEIVSSSHYDMVKMRKDYHDQKIMKIIYKALNRIANELDYIAYCINANKLPKERINLDKELEKLSNEIDELQKAGHNIYVFSRIYVNLKNVVSKVKYIYRFTRSTEFNENKKNPLDHYEQFRPNQDFRLRKLLDNITLKSTHMRHALRLTVVVLIGYLITFTLPTSTHTYWLIMTIIVIMKPGFSVTKKRNFQRIEGTILGGIIGVLIIILIDNELILYILMIVLMLLNYTFIRHKYVIGTMFLTSYLMLSFSLISGLNSILIIQERLMDTFIGGFLAFLSSYVILPNWESANLHQNIRSNLIANYNFLYYIYARLLKNEVNETDYKLARKEVFIRMAEITSTFQRMISEPKGKQVIVKDLNQFTILNHMFTSYATGIKSILKQNHGYELTEDQIKIIRKTLAQILQTIRLFEPYNNQLKYSQIEINIPLVEEMKTDQESQAVNDLIENMYDISNDYHRITKRILAAK; from the coding sequence TTGAAACTCCAAAACAAACTCCAAAACTTTCTGTATAGTGAAGCATTATCCGACGGAGTAAAAACTTCATTCTGCATTCTCATACCGCCTGTGGTATGTAGTTATTTTGGGCTGCTGTATTTGGGTGTTTCTATGAGTTTGGGGGTAATTCTTGTGCATATACCCGACATCCCAGGAACTTTTAGAGAAAGAAGAAATACACTCTTCATTACTTGTTTGCTTATTTTTTTCATAACTGCGGTAACCAAAAGCCTCAATATGTTGCCGATCATGATGGGGATTGCTTTGTGTCTAGTGTGTTTTTTGATGAGTATGTTGGCGGTTTTCGGACAAAGAGCAAGTTCTGTGGGGCAAGCTGCAATGATGGCAATGGTGCTCAACATGAATACATTTCGTGATTTAGGCTTTAACCCGATTGAATATGCATTGATAATTACCTCTGGAGCCCTTTGGTACACCACGGTTAGCTTACTGATTTCAAAATTCAGACCATACAGAATGGCGCAACAAATGCTATCAGAATGCATGCTACAAGTTGCTGATTATGTGAGGATAAAAGCATCTTTTTATGATGTTGATAGTGATTTAGACGAAAAAATAAACCTATTACTCCAAAAGCAAGTCGATGTAAATGATAAGCAAAACTTGGTGAGAGAATTGATATATGCCGACAAAAAATTGGTGAAAGATACCACCTCGATTGGTCGTTCTATTGTATTTATTTTTTCTGACATGAACGATCTTTTCGAGATTGTGAGCAGCTCGCACTACGATATGGTGAAAATGCGCAAAGACTATCATGATCAAAAGATCATGAAGATTATCTACAAAGCACTCAATAGAATCGCCAACGAATTAGACTATATTGCTTATTGTATCAATGCCAATAAATTACCGAAAGAACGCATCAACCTGGATAAAGAACTAGAGAAACTTAGCAACGAAATCGATGAACTACAAAAAGCAGGACACAATATTTATGTTTTTTCGAGAATTTATGTCAACCTAAAAAATGTAGTTTCTAAAGTGAAGTATATTTATCGATTCACGCGTTCGACAGAGTTCAATGAAAACAAAAAAAATCCCTTGGATCATTACGAGCAATTTCGTCCGAATCAAGATTTTCGTTTACGAAAATTACTCGACAATATTACGTTGAAATCTACGCATATGCGGCATGCACTTCGCCTAACAGTAGTGGTGTTAATTGGCTATTTAATTACTTTTACTTTACCTACTTCTACTCATACTTATTGGTTGATTATGACGATTATTGTGATCATGAAACCAGGTTTCAGCGTAACAAAAAAACGAAACTTTCAGCGAATAGAAGGTACAATTTTAGGAGGAATAATCGGAGTATTGATTATAATTTTAATCGATAACGAACTGATACTCTATATATTAATGATTGTTTTAATGCTACTCAACTACACATTTATTCGTCATAAATACGTAATTGGTACCATGTTCTTGACCTCCTATCTTATGTTGTCTTTTAGTTTGATTTCGGGTTTGAATTCGATTCTAATTATTCAAGAGCGTTTGATGGATACATTTATCGGAGGATTTTTAGCATTCCTATCGAGCTATGTAATTTTACCAAATTGGGAAAGTGCCAATTTGCATCAGAATATCCGCAGTAATTTGATTGCCAATTACAATTTTTTATACTATATCTATGCGCGCTTACTAAAAAATGAAGTCAACGAAACGGATTATAAATTGGCAAGAAAAGAAGTTTTCATTAGAATGGCCGAAATTACGTCCACTTTCCAGAGGATGATTTCTGAGCCAAAAGGTAAACAAGTAATCGTAAAAGACCTCAACCAGTTTACCATACTCAACCACATGTTTACATCGTATGCAACCGGTATCAAATCTATTCTAAAACAAAATCATGGTTATGAGTTGACTGAAGACCAAATAAAAATTATCCGCAAAACATTGGCTCAAATCTTGCAAACAATTCGCCTGTTCGAGCCATACAACAACCAACTAAAATATTCTCAGATAGAAATAAACATTCCGCTGGTAGAAGAAATGAAAACAGATCAAGAATCGCAAGCGGTGAATGATCTTATCGAGAATATGTACGATATTAGTAATGATTATCATCGTATAACCAAACGAATTTTAGCGGCGAAATAA
- a CDS encoding THUMP-like domain-containing protein: MNKTILDPEFQRYLASIHHENHQRISLSKSPFPSISAAEIAQQLKGRQIAQKKFPLLFHTPGIYYPPTINLEQASSEITANYKASLVKGENIIDLTAGFGMDSLAFSSTFEKVIHVEKNQSLSEIVASNAHTLEANLACFEGDFQTYFSRFPQQQFDCIYLDPARRNSIGRKFILKELEPNILDYLSDFWTRTNQLMVKLSPLLDLSATIIQVEHIKEIHLVAVKNEMKELLLYLDRNTNHNNPKIVCVNLQTNQEKFCYWYEEEPNTRVQLSEAQKYLYEPNAAIMKAGAFKLLSQRFPIYKLHQNTHLYTSEKIIENFPGKVFEIIRKIENPKKEITGQKANVLVRNYNQSIDNLKKKFKIKDGGDQTIIFCQTVEGFDVFLTKRVEQK, translated from the coding sequence GTGAACAAGACCATCTTAGATCCAGAATTCCAGCGATATTTAGCATCCATTCATCACGAGAATCATCAGAGAATATCGTTGAGCAAATCCCCATTCCCATCGATTTCTGCTGCCGAAATTGCACAACAATTGAAGGGAAGACAGATTGCTCAAAAAAAATTCCCATTACTTTTTCATACACCAGGTATTTATTATCCTCCTACCATTAACCTAGAGCAAGCAAGTTCAGAAATAACAGCGAACTATAAAGCATCCTTGGTAAAGGGAGAGAATATTATCGATTTGACGGCAGGTTTCGGAATGGATAGTTTAGCTTTTTCTTCTACATTTGAGAAAGTAATTCATGTAGAAAAAAATCAAAGTCTAAGTGAAATTGTTGCAAGCAACGCTCATACGCTAGAAGCAAATCTAGCATGTTTCGAAGGCGATTTTCAGACCTATTTTTCTCGCTTCCCACAACAGCAGTTCGACTGTATTTACCTTGATCCTGCTCGTAGAAACTCGATTGGTAGAAAGTTTATTTTAAAAGAATTAGAACCAAATATTTTAGACTATTTAAGTGATTTCTGGACAAGAACCAATCAGTTGATGGTGAAACTTTCACCATTACTCGACCTTTCTGCTACGATTATTCAGGTAGAACATATAAAAGAAATTCATTTAGTAGCCGTGAAAAATGAGATGAAAGAGTTATTGCTTTATCTCGACCGAAATACAAATCATAATAACCCAAAAATCGTTTGTGTTAACTTACAAACCAATCAAGAGAAGTTTTGCTATTGGTATGAAGAGGAGCCCAACACTCGAGTCCAATTATCTGAGGCGCAAAAATACCTTTACGAACCAAATGCAGCAATCATGAAAGCTGGTGCTTTTAAATTATTGAGTCAACGGTTTCCTATCTATAAATTACATCAAAATACTCATTTATATACTTCAGAAAAGATAATCGAAAACTTTCCGGGTAAAGTTTTCGAAATTATCAGAAAAATAGAAAATCCTAAAAAAGAAATTACTGGTCAGAAAGCCAATGTTCTGGTAAGGAATTATAATCAATCAATAGATAACCTAAAAAAGAAATTCAAAATAAAAGATGGCGGTGATCAAACCATAATTTTCTGTCAGACAGTAGAAGGGTTTGATGTTTTCTTAACAAAACGTGTAGAACAAAAGTAG
- a CDS encoding methylmalonyl-CoA mutase family protein, whose amino-acid sequence MKNNIFDNFPTISDKEWKLQVQAELKGLDYNQTLVWGTRDDINVKPLYTKNDVAYENLQPLPRQAKDWKIIGEYNGNPRQDDSFLYGFTLTTQEAFQAKPADYLDLFIRYNAEEETDLEQLSNLPNLTYLDFDPMGYFAQNGLWNFNSREEIIKHTQEILQLDSLEKAISIQADIYQNAGANHVQQLALALLHGVEYLELFGEEIASKLYFKMAVGSNFFFEIAKLRAFRFLWQLITQQYGLDDYAFLFVENSHRNKSKLDIYNNVIRSTIEANSAILGGADAVYIHAYDYLTNDTAFGQEIAAKQQLLLKKESFMDQFTDPVAGSFYIENLTNQLAEKALELFKTLHNNGGFIAGLENNSIQDLVYSSDKKEKKDFFDGKISLIGVNKFRNPDEKKPTERKEKITKDALFIPIVPTRLAEEEERK is encoded by the coding sequence ATGAAAAATAATATATTTGATAATTTTCCTACCATAAGCGATAAGGAATGGAAACTGCAAGTACAAGCCGAACTAAAGGGTTTGGATTATAACCAAACATTGGTTTGGGGAACACGTGATGACATAAATGTGAAGCCACTCTATACCAAAAACGACGTAGCGTACGAAAATTTGCAGCCCTTGCCACGTCAAGCAAAGGATTGGAAAATTATCGGTGAATACAATGGTAACCCTCGGCAGGATGATAGTTTTCTCTATGGTTTCACACTAACAACACAAGAAGCTTTCCAAGCCAAGCCTGCCGACTATCTCGATCTTTTTATACGATACAATGCAGAAGAAGAAACAGATTTGGAGCAATTATCTAACCTACCCAATCTCACTTACTTGGATTTTGATCCGATGGGTTATTTTGCACAAAACGGTCTATGGAACTTCAATTCTAGAGAAGAAATAATAAAGCATACTCAAGAAATTCTTCAACTAGACTCTCTAGAAAAAGCCATATCAATCCAGGCAGACATATATCAAAACGCTGGTGCAAACCATGTACAGCAATTGGCTTTGGCACTTTTACACGGAGTAGAATATTTGGAGCTTTTTGGGGAAGAAATTGCTTCTAAACTTTATTTTAAAATGGCGGTCGGTAGTAATTTCTTTTTTGAAATTGCTAAACTTCGTGCTTTTCGTTTCTTATGGCAACTTATTACCCAACAATATGGTTTAGATGATTATGCTTTTTTATTTGTCGAAAACTCACATCGCAACAAATCAAAACTAGACATCTACAACAATGTAATTCGTTCTACGATCGAGGCAAACTCTGCGATTTTAGGAGGCGCCGATGCAGTGTATATACACGCTTACGATTACCTAACAAACGACACTGCATTTGGACAAGAAATTGCTGCGAAACAACAATTATTACTAAAGAAAGAATCTTTTATGGATCAGTTTACAGATCCTGTAGCCGGAAGCTTCTACATAGAAAACCTCACCAATCAATTAGCAGAAAAAGCTTTAGAGCTTTTTAAAACCCTGCATAATAATGGAGGCTTCATTGCAGGATTAGAAAATAACAGTATACAGGATTTAGTTTATTCATCTGATAAAAAAGAAAAGAAAGATTTCTTCGATGGAAAGATTTCATTAATTGGTGTTAATAAATTTAGAAATCCGGATGAAAAAAAACCTACAGAAAGGAAAGAAAAAATTACCAAAGATGCTCTTTTTATTCCGATAGTCCCAACAAGATTAGCCGAAGAAGAAGAGCGAAAATAA
- a CDS encoding FtsB family cell division protein, giving the protein MHNQDQKNFYEEAEKTNKKWYSFLLNKYLIVSAVFIVWMIFLDQNSVLVHLQRSKEIKTLEEDEQYYLGKLKEESERLNDLKNNPAELERIAREKHFLKRNNEDIFIIQEERIIKQDSVNNEK; this is encoded by the coding sequence ATGCATAATCAAGACCAAAAAAATTTTTATGAAGAAGCAGAGAAAACCAATAAAAAGTGGTATTCTTTTTTGCTAAATAAATACCTTATTGTAAGTGCAGTATTTATTGTTTGGATGATTTTTTTAGATCAAAACTCGGTCTTGGTTCATCTACAACGCTCGAAAGAAATAAAAACCCTCGAAGAAGACGAACAATATTACCTAGGAAAACTAAAAGAGGAATCTGAACGTCTGAACGACCTGAAAAACAATCCAGCAGAATTGGAGCGCATTGCACGCGAAAAACATTTCTTAAAAAGAAATAACGAAGATATTTTCATTATCCAAGAAGAACGAATAATTAAACAAGATTCTGTGAACAATGAAAAATAA